One Dermatophagoides farinae isolate YC_2012a chromosome 1, ASM2471394v1, whole genome shotgun sequence genomic region harbors:
- the Cnx99A gene encoding calnexin 99A isoform X2: protein MGKKYISCLILSLLLTITYQNFCYGQEHDETVTSDSDDDGSSEQQQHIDYVTPQIDEQYLYESFDDEQKFQLRWHKSTAHKADSSDLKYDGEWGLVQTQDRLKDDLALITKSKTRHHAYAAKLDKIYKFNSKPFILQYEAQFRNGQECGGAYLKLLAVPSGDLQNLNDKSKYSIMFGPDKCGNENKLHFIFNHKNPKNGTVTEKHWTKANSVTNLDEVFKDNRWHQFRLEIYPDNTFQVSVDKHYAQKGSLLEDFKPPVNPPKTIDDPNDSKPEDWDEREKIPDPDAVKPDNWDENEPEMIADPDAKKPDDWDQEMDGDWEAPLIPNPKCSSLAGCGKWSAPLIDNPKYKGKWKAPLIANPAYKGKWVPRKIPNPDFYEDLNPFKTMAPIDAVAFELWTISDNIAFDNILVTDDLDTTNYVSSLTYQIKKEISDEATDNLVVKAMKYANKNPWMWAVYLFVIGIPLVLFIAFCCVSPVKKPSDTPASSQQDYDPAYSKKTDHPQPDYIPPPEDEPEQQATTSINKIDEEEEEEELEEDDVEEQKQDEEEEEIEEDEEEDEPEPEPEIKLRSSPRQRRPRKE from the exons atgggaaaaaaatacatttccTGTTTGATTCTATCATTACTATTAACAATTACAtatcagaatttttgttaTGGACAAGAACATGATGAAACGGTAACTTCagattcagatgatgatggatcatctgaacaacaacaacatattgATTATGTAACACCGcaaattgatgaacaatacttatatgaatcatttgatgatgaacaaaaatttcaattacgTTGGCATAAATCGACTGCACATAAAGCCGATTCATCTGATCTTAAATATGATGGTGAATGGGGCCTAGTACAGACACAGGATCGTCTTAAag ATGATTTAGCCCTTATAACCAAAAGTAAGACCCGTCATCATGCATATGCGGCAAAATTGgataaaatttataaattcaacTCGAAACCATTCATTTTGCAATATGAG GCTCAATTCCGAAATGGACAAGAATGTGGTGGTGCCTATCTAAAACTATTGGCCGTACCATCAGGTGATCTacagaatttgaatgataaatccaaatattcaataatgtTTGGCCCGGATAAGTGTGGTAATGAGAATAAGttgcattttattttcaaccaTAAAAATCCCAAAAATGGTACTGTTACGGAGAAACATTGGACAAAAGCAAATAGTGTGACTAATTTGGATGAG gtTTTCAAAGATAATCGTTGGCACCAATTTCGTTTAGAAATTTATCCGGATAATACCTTTCAAGTTTCAGTTGATAAACATTATGCTCAAAAAGGTTCCTTACTTGAAGATTTTAAACCACCTGTAAATCCACCCAAAACTATTGATGATCCGAATGATTCGAAACCAGAAGATTGGGATGAACGTGAAAAAATTCCGGATCCAGATGCAG TCAAACCGGATAATTGGGATGAAAATGAACCAGAAATGATAGCCGATCCTGATGCAAAAAAACCTGATGATTGGGATCAAGAAATGGATGGTGATTGGGAAGCACCATTAATACCGAATccaaaatgttcatcattagcCGGTTGTGGTAAATGGTCAGCACCATTAATTGATAATCCTAAATATAAAGGCAAGTGGAAGGCACCATTGATTGCCAATCCTGCCTATAAAGGAAAATGGGTGCCTAGAAAAATACCAAATCCAGATTTCTATGAAGATCTTAATCCATTCAAAACAATGGCTCCTATCGATGCTG TTGCATTTGAATTATGGACAATTTCGGATAATATTGCCTTCGATAATATATTAGTAACCGATGATTTAGACACAACCAACtatgtatcatcattaacgtATCAGATTAAAAAAGAGATTAGCGATGAAGCAACCGATAATCTGGTGGTAAAAGCAATGAAATATGCCAATAAAAATCCATGGATGTGGGCTGTTTATCTATTTGTCATTGGTATACCCTTGGTATTATTCATTGCATTCTGTTGTGTGTCACCTGTGAAAAAACCCTCAGATACCCCAGCTTCTAGCCAACAAGATTATGATCCAGCATATAGTAAAAAAACTGATCATCCACAACCGGATTATATACCACCACCAGAAGATGAG CCTGAACAACAAGCTACAACTTCGATCAATAAAatagatgaagaagaagaagaagaagaattggaagaagatgatgttgaggaacaaaaacaagatgaAGAGGAAGAAGAAATTGAAGAAGATGAGGAAGAAGATGAACCAGAACCGGAGCCTGAAATCAAATTACGTTCATCAccacgacaacgacgaccaCGTAAAGAATGA
- the LOC124492589 gene encoding voltage-dependent calcium channel subunit alpha-2/delta-3, translating to MRILQCQLRGNLLFLLFLSISVLIPIIRCYEKTIQDIAKKFGLQMLNIGYEKTCFSKISENFQKHRSEVKQIDASKLMNDMRQELINMFSLKQEAAERIAIETEKLAEKYAYQKNGDTVVNYYNVKRIYDDRYGEPNVPDLYNYQSLALSHHPNFEDSKVNLQHSAIHVPINVYEQASDIQNDIQWTETLAETFINNLAYDSSLSWQFFCSSKGFLREYPAFQWKLAGDSTTKTPDLYDCRMRQWYIQAAASPKDIVILLDTSGSMTGLRKNIAQNVVFNILDTLTEDDFVQVLKFTNEIKYVNKCFDRMVQATKRNIRAIKNQLEGFKTSDIANFTLGFIEAFKVLNNFEKQKKGAQCNQAVMLITDGAPETYEHIFLKYNHNAKIRVFTYVIGREVTQIQEVYWMACNNRGFYAQVANLAEVREQVQQYIPVMSRPLVLSAQRFFTWTPVYAPVSEIQLTDWIWEERVKAVKMKFLKQMQQQPIPILEEEDDEEKKVNETYVTEVIVDEDLPLSAAAASHLQQTANSIMNNVDILRQRRSNIEHEMAKLPERKKKIPLRVTLSTPVFNHRKYINITRKILVKNVYKDSDPESIRIAQLHGVAGIDVPIREIEKAASSYQLGVNGYSFMLTNNGKVLYHPDFRPIFQDMLKPYYTSIDLNEVEISNETFKSRWVDPIINTVRNEMIDEKIGHQKIFIKTHLDFMKRPVFKLQHYFYGKIDNTPFSFAIVLPEPYGSYRFKGQVDLKSESKRENFTRFFEGNNWRIHPDWIYCESPHKLSGIVPRTPEDAILQFLNYDLATNSFVWKTSMPIPRRYDNVTCDKDLIQSLIFDAKMTHTFEECSKFSLQFNQQDQKTIDIASAFVSTRSGMTRFKTVDDNDIDNKTDNDLFSRSIDEVYYRRAVDFYYNDSKAFVYSIPFEAGYKEPNFLVTSSHAIFVGSGKMSAPVAVVGVQYNYSSFYSTFFKIADHYKLNCLSDEINCFVLDNNGFVIVSDIYQHAGLFLGEINDDLFENMVHEQIYRRTKLYDYQAICIRITPFWTSASNWLQTPWNHAKQIFSWLATNIITYLTLLFNNYSLALNDDMAMSMEETDYETDSFDIKFNKSNPKPCDKEFNLYELISFSNQTRKYSYTCEPGICTRTYYVQNIPHSNLILLVLLKTCHCFENSARFEPKECELTEDEACEMSRAEKFRKGPDVCHKEHEQEEEIKYCGKAIMLQQSFPLILLLVSALLYTHLIWQELLF from the exons ATGCGAATATTACAATGCCAGCTTCGGGGAAATTTACTTTTCCTATTATTCCTGTCCATCTCGGTTTTAATTCCAATCATCCGATGCTATGAAAAAAC CATCCAAGATATTGCCAAAAAATTTGGACTCCAAATGCTTAACATTGGCTATGAGAAAACTTGTTTCTCCAAAATAAGCGAG AATTTCCAGAAACATCGTTCCGAAGTTAAACAGATTGATGCATccaaattaatgaatgatatgCGACAAGAATTAATCAATATGTTCAGTTTGAAACAAGAAGCAGCCGAACGTATTGCAATTGAGACGGAAAAATTGGCCGAAAAATATGCCTATC AGAAAAATGGCGACACTGTtgttaattattataatgttAAACGAATCTATGATGATCGTTATGGTGAACCAAATGTACCAGATCTATACAATTATCAATCACTAGCCTTAAGTCATCATCCTAATTTTGAAGATTCAAAAGTCAATCTTCAACATAGCGCCATTCATGTGCCTATAAATGTTTATGAA cAAGCTTCCGATATACAAAACGATATACAATGGACCGAAACATTGGCAGAAACTTTTATCAATAATCTTGCTTATGATTCATCACTTTCATGGCAGTTTTTCTGCTCAAGCAAAGGATTTCTACGTGAATATCCGG cATTTCAATGGAAACTTGCCGGTGATTCGACAACGAAAACACCCGACCTCTATGATTGTCGTATGCGACAATGGTATATACAAGCTGCAGCATCACCAAAAGATATTGTGATTCTATTAGACACTAGTGGATCGATGACTGGTCTACGAAAAAATATTGCACAAAATGTTGTATTCAATATTCTCGACACACTTACCGAAGATGATTTTGTCCAGGTTTTAAAG TTCacaaacgaaataaaatatGTCAACAAATGTTTTGATCGAATGGTTCAGGCTACCAAACGAAATATTCGG gcaattaaaaatcaattggaaGGTTTCAAAACTTCCGATATAGCCAATTTTACATTGGGTTTCATTGAAGCCTTTAAAGTGCTTAATAAT tttgaaaaacaaaagaaaggTGCTCAATGTAATCAGGCCGTTATGTTGATAACGGATGGTGCACCAGAAACATATGAACATATTTTCCTCAAATACAACCATAATGCTAAAATTCGTGTATTCACCTATGTGATTGGCCGTGAAGTTACACAGATACAGGAAGTATATTGGATGGCCTGTAATAATCGTGGATTTTATGCTCAAGTCGCAAATCTAGCCGAAGTTAGGGAACAGGTTCAACAATATATACCGGTCATGAGTCGACCATTAGTATTATCAGCTCAACGATTTTTTACATGGACACCCGTTTATGCACCAGTTTCg GAAATTCAATTAACCGATTGGATATGGGAAGAACGAG taAAAgcagtgaaaatgaaattcctCAAAcaaatgcaacaacaaccgatACCGATacttgaagaagaagatgatgaagagaaaaaagtgaatgaaaCTTATGTTACCGAAGTGATTGTCGATGAAGATCTTCCGTTATCAGCGGCAGCAGCATCACATTTACAGCAAACAGCTAATAGCATCatgaataatgttgatattCTTCGCCAAAGACGTTCGAATATTGAACATGAAATGGCAAAATTAcctgaaagaaaaaag AAAATACCATTACGAGTAACATTATCGACACCTGTTTTCAATCATCGTAAATATATA AATATTACACGAAAAATTTTGGTCAAAAATGTGTACAAAGATTCTGATCCTGAATCG ATACGAATCGCTCAATTACATGGCGTAGCCGGTATCGATGTTCCCATacgtgaaattgaaaaagctGCTTCTTCTTATCAG TTAGGAGTAAATGGATATTCTTTTATGCTGACCAACAATGGTAAAGTGCTTTATCATCCTGATTTCCGACCAATC TTCCAAGACATGCTGAAACCATATTAtacatcaattgatttaaacGAAGTGgaaatttccaatgaaacaTTCAAATCACGA TGGGTGGATCCGATCATAAATACTGTCcgcaatgaaatgattgatgaaaagatAGGCcatcaaaaaatattcatcaaaacaCATCTGGATTTTATG AAACGACCAGTTTTCAAGTTGCAACATTATTTCTATGGAAAAATCGATAATACACCATTTAGTTTTGCAATTGTTTTGCCAGAACCATATGGCTCTTATCGATTTAAAGGTCAAGTGGATTTGAAAAGTGAATCAAAACGAGAAAATTTCACACGATTTTTTGAGGGAAATAATTGGCGTATTCATCCGGATTGGATTTATTGCGAAAGTCCTCATAAATTATCCGGAATTGTGCCTAGAACACCGGAAGATGCTATACTACAATTTCTCAATTATGATTTGGCCACTAATTCGTTCGTATGGAAAACATCGATGCCAATACCACGACGTTATGATAATGTTACAT GTGACAAGGATCTTATTCAAAGTTTAATATTCGATGCAAAAATGACACATACATTCGAAGAATGTAGTAAATTCAGccttcaattcaatcaacaagA tcAAAAAACCATCGATATTGCCAGTGCATTCGTATCGACAAGAAGTGGAATGACAAGATTCAAAACAgtcgatgacaatgatattgataataagacagataatgatttattctcacgatcaatcgatgaagTTTATTATCGTAGAGCGGTCGATTTCTATTATAATGATAGTAAAGCATTCGTATATTCGATACCGTTTGAAGCCGGCTATAAAGAGCCGAATTTTCTTGTTACTTCCAGTCATGCTATATTCGTTGGTAGCGGAAAAATGAGTGCACCag TGGCTGTTGTCGGTGTCCAAtataattattcatcattttattcaacatttttcaaaattgccgatcattataaattgaattgtctTTCGGAtgaaatcaattgttttgtattGGATAATAATGGCTTTGTTATTGTCAGTGACATTTATCAACATGCTGGCCTTTTCCTGGgtgaaatcaatgatgatctgtTTGAGAATATGGTTCATGAACAAATCTATCGTCGAACTAAACTATATGATTATCAAGCAATCTGTATTCGGATAACACCGTTTTGGACATCGGCTTCAAATTGGCTACAAACACCGTGGAATCATgctaaacaaattttttcgtgGCTTGCAACAAACATCATTACTTatttaacattattattcaacaattatTCATTGGCTCTAAATGACGACATGGCCATGAGTATGGAGGAAACGGATTATGAAA CCGATTCATTCGAcataaaattcaacaaaagtAATCCAAAACCATGCGATAAAGAATTCAATCTATATGAATTGATTAGCTTTAGTAATCAAACACGTAAATATTCCTATACATGTGAACCCGGTATCTGTACAAG GACATATTATGTGCAAAATATTCCACATTCAAATCTTATCCTATTGGTACTATTAAAAACATGtcattgttttgaaaattcagcCCGTTTTGAACCGAAAGAATGTGAATTAACAGAAGATGAAGCATGTGAAATGTCACGTGCGGAAAAGTTTCGTAAAGGTCCAGATGTATGTCACAAAGAACATGAACAG gaagaagaaatcaaatattgTGGCAAAGCAATAATGCTACAGCAATCATTCccattgattttattgttggTTTCCGCACTACTTTACACACATTTAATATGGCAagaattgttgttttga
- the LOC124492594 gene encoding uncharacterized protein LOC124492594 — MFRTKLLFIVLNLLAIGHYSEQLDCMNNGNNDNEDECMKRLSLSQLASHIQTNDQSNQNNNHNMIRMANQKEIEKLWPIIELYRRKLFGSKRNVNRNFQTQGW; from the exons ATGTTTCGAACAAAATTGCTGTTTATCGTTTTGAATCTATTGGCCATTGGCCATTATAGTGAACAACTTGATTGTATGAATAATggcaacaatgataatgaagatgaatgcATGAAAAG gttatcattatcacaacTAGCATCACATATCCAAACAAATGaccaatcaaatcaaaataacaaTCATAACATGATACGAATGGCGAATcagaaagaaattgaaaaattatggccaatcattgaattatatCGACGTAAATTATTCGGATCTAAACGTAATGTCAATCGAAATTTTCAGACACAAGGATGGTAA
- the Cnx99A gene encoding calnexin 99A isoform X1: protein MGKKYISCLILSLLLTITYQNFCYGQEHDETVTSDSDDDGSSEQQQHIDYVTPQIDEQYLYESFDDEQKFQLRWHKSTAHKADSSDLKYDGEWGLVQTQDRLKDDLALITKSKTRHHAYAAKLDKIYKFNSKPFILQYEAQFRNGQECGGAYLKLLAVPSGDLQNLNDKSKYSIMFGPDKCGNENKLHFIFNHKNPKNGTVTEKHWTKANSVTNLDEVFKDNRWHQFRLEIYPDNTFQVSVDKHYAQKGSLLEDFKPPVNPPKTIDDPNDSKPEDWDEREKIPDPDAVKPDDWDESQPRKIADPNAVKPDNWDENEPEMIADPDAKKPDDWDQEMDGDWEAPLIPNPKCSSLAGCGKWSAPLIDNPKYKGKWKAPLIANPAYKGKWVPRKIPNPDFYEDLNPFKTMAPIDAVAFELWTISDNIAFDNILVTDDLDTTNYVSSLTYQIKKEISDEATDNLVVKAMKYANKNPWMWAVYLFVIGIPLVLFIAFCCVSPVKKPSDTPASSQQDYDPAYSKKTDHPQPDYIPPPEDEPEQQATTSINKIDEEEEEEELEEDDVEEQKQDEEEEEIEEDEEEDEPEPEPEIKLRSSPRQRRPRKE from the exons atgggaaaaaaatacatttccTGTTTGATTCTATCATTACTATTAACAATTACAtatcagaatttttgttaTGGACAAGAACATGATGAAACGGTAACTTCagattcagatgatgatggatcatctgaacaacaacaacatattgATTATGTAACACCGcaaattgatgaacaatacttatatgaatcatttgatgatgaacaaaaatttcaattacgTTGGCATAAATCGACTGCACATAAAGCCGATTCATCTGATCTTAAATATGATGGTGAATGGGGCCTAGTACAGACACAGGATCGTCTTAAag ATGATTTAGCCCTTATAACCAAAAGTAAGACCCGTCATCATGCATATGCGGCAAAATTGgataaaatttataaattcaacTCGAAACCATTCATTTTGCAATATGAG GCTCAATTCCGAAATGGACAAGAATGTGGTGGTGCCTATCTAAAACTATTGGCCGTACCATCAGGTGATCTacagaatttgaatgataaatccaaatattcaataatgtTTGGCCCGGATAAGTGTGGTAATGAGAATAAGttgcattttattttcaaccaTAAAAATCCCAAAAATGGTACTGTTACGGAGAAACATTGGACAAAAGCAAATAGTGTGACTAATTTGGATGAG gtTTTCAAAGATAATCGTTGGCACCAATTTCGTTTAGAAATTTATCCGGATAATACCTTTCAAGTTTCAGTTGATAAACATTATGCTCAAAAAGGTTCCTTACTTGAAGATTTTAAACCACCTGTAAATCCACCCAAAACTATTGATGATCCGAATGATTCGAAACCAGAAGATTGGGATGAACGTGAAAAAATTCCGGATCCAGATGCAG taAAACCTGATGATTGGGATGAAAGTCAACCAAGAAAAATTGCTGATCCAAATGCAGTCAAACCGGATAATTGGGATGAAAATGAACCAGAAATGATAGCCGATCCTGATGCAAAAAAACCTGATGATTGGGATCAAGAAATGGATGGTGATTGGGAAGCACCATTAATACCGAATccaaaatgttcatcattagcCGGTTGTGGTAAATGGTCAGCACCATTAATTGATAATCCTAAATATAAAGGCAAGTGGAAGGCACCATTGATTGCCAATCCTGCCTATAAAGGAAAATGGGTGCCTAGAAAAATACCAAATCCAGATTTCTATGAAGATCTTAATCCATTCAAAACAATGGCTCCTATCGATGCTG TTGCATTTGAATTATGGACAATTTCGGATAATATTGCCTTCGATAATATATTAGTAACCGATGATTTAGACACAACCAACtatgtatcatcattaacgtATCAGATTAAAAAAGAGATTAGCGATGAAGCAACCGATAATCTGGTGGTAAAAGCAATGAAATATGCCAATAAAAATCCATGGATGTGGGCTGTTTATCTATTTGTCATTGGTATACCCTTGGTATTATTCATTGCATTCTGTTGTGTGTCACCTGTGAAAAAACCCTCAGATACCCCAGCTTCTAGCCAACAAGATTATGATCCAGCATATAGTAAAAAAACTGATCATCCACAACCGGATTATATACCACCACCAGAAGATGAG CCTGAACAACAAGCTACAACTTCGATCAATAAAatagatgaagaagaagaagaagaagaattggaagaagatgatgttgaggaacaaaaacaagatgaAGAGGAAGAAGAAATTGAAGAAGATGAGGAAGAAGATGAACCAGAACCGGAGCCTGAAATCAAATTACGTTCATCAccacgacaacgacgaccaCGTAAAGAATGA